DNA from Hippocampus zosterae strain Florida chromosome 18, ASM2543408v3, whole genome shotgun sequence:
TATAAATCAATTTATTGTGAAGTGCTTCCTGTTGGCCCAGGTACCAGGATGTCAGACGACGAGGACTTGGCTCCGGCCCCGAAGAAAGGTCGCGTGTTCTATGGAAGCCTGGAAGAAAAAGAGCGCGAGCGCCTCAATGCAGAGATTGCCGGCGGCCTGCCCCTCGGAAGTGATGGCGTCAAGGCAGGAATCGAAGCAGGAAACATAAACATCTCGTCTTGTGGGTGACACATTTTTGAAGACGGGCTCCGCATCACGCCCGCCACCTGACCGATGTCCCGCGATACTTTGCAGCCGAGACCCTGGAACTGGAAGAGCACATAAACGAGAGGCAACAGGAAGCGCTCGCCGAATTTGAGAGGAGGCGGCGAGCACGACAGATCACCGTGTCTACCGATGACACCGAGGTCAAGGCGGGGCTGCGAGCGCTCGGGGAGCCAATCACCTTATTTGGGGAGGGGCCGGCCGATCGGCGAGAGCGGTAGGCTGCGCCCTGTAATTTTCATCTTGTCCTCTTTTACTTCTGTCttgtttacttttacttttatcTCGTCTGCTTTTACCTCAGTCTTGTCCACTTTTCAGGCTGCGTGGCATTTTGTCCGTGGTGGGTCCAGATGCCCTGAAGAAGTCTAGGAGAGATGAAGAGCGAGCAAAGCGTTCACAGGAGGAGGTTGGCAATTGgcatgacaacacacacacacgcgcgtgtcCATGTGTTCCGTAGTTACACATGACGATAAAGTGCctgaattttaattttttcttccCGACCAATTACAGTGCCATCAGACGTGGTACCACGAAGGGCCCACCTCTCTCAAGGATGCACGTCTCTGGCTGGCCCGTTACTCTCTGCCCAGGTGAGTGCCCGCCGACTGGACCAATGAGTCCAATGTGAAGTCAAGAAACCCggagtgggtgtgtgtgtgcgcgcctgccATGTGCTGTGATTGCTGTGTCAGGTCGATGAAGCGTCTCGAGGTAGCCCGGGCTCAAAAGGAAATTTGCGAGGCGACCAGAACCATCCGCCAACAGGAGCTGAACAAGAGCCTGAGAGTGAGCACAAATTAGTATTGGCAGcgtgatgaaattatttttaaatgatttggaTGATTTAAGAAAAGTGTCACACCTCCTCTTTTAGAATTTGAACAACTTCTGCAGTCAGATCGGTGACGATCGACCAATCAGCTTCTGCCACTTCAGCCCCGATTCCAAAATGCTGGCCACTGCCTCCTGGTGATGCTCGCGCACAAACGCAAGCGTGCAAACAGCTCGTGCGACACTAACGTGACGTGTACCCCACAGGAGCGGTTTGTGTAAGCTGTGGTCCATTCCCGACTGCAACCCGATTCGTACTCTAAGAGGTGGGCGGAGCCTTCAATTTCTCGTACCTTGACTTATGATACTTCACCtggttggacaaaaaaaatattctctttttggataaaaaaaatattctctttGAAGTTTTTAGGGCCATGTCCAAACCGCCGACAAGTCCTGGCTTCAACACACGCAAATCcaattgaggggggaaaaaaaactgtggcgCTTGTTGAATTGCAGGTCACAACACCAACGTGGGCGCGGTGGTCTTCCGCCCGCAGGCCGGCTTGTCTCTCGACCAATCGGACGTCAGTTTGGCCTCATGTGCCGCGGATGGGTCCGTGAAGCTCTGGAACCTCCTCAGGTATAGTAAAGGAGGCGGAGCCAAAGAGGAGCAATCAAAGTGAAAAGTAACAAACCCTTTTTTGTGGTCGTCGTAGCGACGAGCCGGTGGTGAGCATAGACGACCACACCGAGcgagtttctcgtgtttgtTGGCATCCGTCTGGAAGGTTCCTGGGATCTACATGGTAAACCGGCGCACACGCTCAAAACACACAACTAGCACACATGCTATCGACTGAGGCCCGACCGATTGATTGGCCAATATTAGCTCTGATTTTTAGCACATTAGCATTACAGCATGAGACAAAGATTATAACATTCAAATGTTTGCTGCagttccccccacccctttcaaaaaaataattttggggcAATTTTTATCTCTATCATTAATGTTAGATGAATCCTTAATTGCTCGGTACTGTAAGACAGTCAAACGTTTGTCCAATAATtatctttattgttgtattgttttcGGTATTGAAACTGTgtaggttttttatttattttaattgatcGCTGATTGGAATCCTACTCTGCCAAATCCGAATTGACATGGCCGTCATCAAATCCATATCGGTCGGGCCCCAGACCAGTGACGCCGAATAACACGTGTGCTAAAACTGTGTAGCTACGATCACTCGTG
Protein-coding regions in this window:
- the prpf4 gene encoding U4/U6 small nuclear ribonucleoprotein Prp4 codes for the protein MSDDEDLAPAPKKGRVFYGSLEEKERERLNAEIAGGLPLGSDGVKAGIEAGNINISSSETLELEEHINERQQEALAEFERRRRARQITVSTDDTEVKAGLRALGEPITLFGEGPADRRERLRGILSVVGPDALKKSRRDEERAKRSQEECHQTWYHEGPTSLKDARLWLARYSLPRSMKRLEVARAQKEICEATRTIRQQELNKSLRNLNNFCSQIGDDRPISFCHFSPDSKMLATASWSGLCKLWSIPDCNPIRTLRGHNTNVGAVVFRPQAGLSLDQSDVSLASCAADGSVKLWNLLSDEPVVSIDDHTERVSRVCWHPSGRFLGSTCYDHSWRLWDMEVQEEILHQEGHSKGVHDLHFHPDGSLAVTGGLDSFGRVWDLRTGRCVVFLEGHLKEIYSVHFSPNGYHLATGSGDNTCKVWELRNRKCLYTIPAHHNLLSGVRFQPTDGQFLLTCAYDNMAKVWSHPGWMPLKTLAGHEGKVMGVDVSPDGKFIATCSYDRTFKLWVTE